DNA sequence from the Streptomyces sp. NBC_01264 genome:
AGAAGCTGGCGCATGGCGTTCTCCGCGCCCACCGCGTCGCCGGCGGCGAGGCACTCGACCATGCGCGCGTGGTGCGCGACGCAGGTCTCGCTGGGGCGGTCGCAGGAGGTGACGGGGCTGCCGGACACCTGGAGCGCGGCGGAGACGATGCCGGACAGGTGCTCCAGCATGCGGTTGGCCGCGACCTGGATGAGCAGGGCGTGGAACTCGTTGTCCGCACGCGCGAAGGTGATCGAATCGCCCTGCCCGAGCGCGTGTCCCATGATCTCGACCATGTCGGCGAGGCGCTGCTGGATCTCCGGGCGGCCGTGTCCGGCGGCGAGGCGGGCGGCCAGCGGTTCGATGGTCCAGCGGAGCTCGCCCAGCTCGCGGCGCTGGTCGTCGCGCTGCGGGCCGAAGGCGCGCCACTCGATGATGTCGGGGTCGAGCAGGTTCCAGTCGGCGACCGGACGGACCCGGGTGCCGACGTTCGGGCGGGCGCTGACGAGGCCCTTGGCCTCCAGGACCCGCAGCGATTCGCGGACGACGGTGCGGGAGACCTCGAAACGCTGCCCGATCTCCTCGGGGACCAGCGGACGGTCAGCGCCGAGGTCGCCGGAAACGATCATCTGGCCCAGCTGCTGGACGAGTTGGCCGTGCAGGCCGCGTCCGCGGCTGCCCGCGGCGCGGCGGCCGACCCGGCTCAACTCGACGTCGGATCCGTCCCAGTGGGGCACTCCCACCCGGTCGGCCCCCGAGGCCTCCGGGTAGGGGTAGCGGTCGAGTTCGCCCGCGCCGGCGAGGCCGGAATCGGCATGGCGGGCGGCGGTCATCATGGTGTGCGCAAGGGTACTCACGAATCCTTTGTCGGCTGTGTCTCCGCGACCCTTGAGGTCTTTGGTGAAAAGCACACGAAAGGGTGATCGGTGCCACCTACGCAATTGACGACTTATCGTAAAAAACCGGGCCTTTTGCGGGGAGTTGCGGTCCGCCGGGCCTGACGTGGACCACAACGGTCCCGTTGGGTCCGGATCGACACCGGAACGATCAGCAACGATCCCTCACAAACGGACGCGGCCGCGCAGTCCTGTGAACCCATAGGCGCACAACAGGACCATCAGCGACAACACCAGTGCCGTTCCCACCGGTTGGGCCATCACCCGGATCGCCCCGAGGACCACGCGGTCCGCCTCCGGCGGCCACTGCGCCCAGGCCAGACCGCGCAGCCGCTCCACGAGTCCGGTGACCGGGTACGCGGACGGACCGTCCAGGGCCTTGCGCACCAGCGGTACGACCATCACCGGTACGGCGAGCACCGCGGCCAGGCCGGCGGGGGCGGACCGGAAGACGCCGGAGGCCAGGACGCCGGACCAGGCGCAGCCGATGAGCAGCCCGGCCCAACTCGCGGCCGGGGAGACCCACTCCGCGGGTGTACGGAGCGGCGCGCTGCCGAACACCAGCGTCAGGGCGGCGGCGTCGGCGGTCACGGCGAGGGCGCCGAGCAGCAGCGCGAGGGCGGCGCTGACACCGAGTTTGGCCGTGAGCAGCCCGAGTCGGCGCGGGACGGTGCCGCGGTCGGCGGCGAGCGCGGGGTAGCGGTACTCCTCGCCGAAGGCCAGGGCACCGAGGAGTCCGGCGCCCAGCGCCGCGGGGGGCAGCGGGAGCAACTCGGGCCAGGCGGCGAGCAGCCGGTTCTGCGGAGTGTGGCCGAAGCGTGCCAGCACCAGCGTCGTGACGACGGAGACGGCCACGACGAAGGCGGCGGTGAGCGCGGGGGTGGCGGTCCCGAAGATCCGGTGCAGCTCGTAGCGCAGCGGCCGCAGCGGGCCGCCGAGCCGGCGCACGGGCGAGGCGGGCCACCCCGGCCGGGCGCGGCGGGGCCGGCCGCCGGCGCCGGGTCCCTCTCCGGCTGCTGCTCCCGCTCCTGCCGCGGCCGGCGTTCCGTCGGCGGCCGCGGCCCGGGCGCGCGGCAGCGACGGCTGCGCTCCCGCGTCGCCGGTCTCGTCGGCGAGTTGGTGGACCAGCACGCCGTGCCGGAAGGCGGCCTCGCCGATCTCGGCGCAGTTGCTGCCGTAGACGGACAGCCGGCTGCCGCTCTCCTCCACGATCTCCACCGTGCGCCGGTCCGCCCGCGCCTCCCGGCCCAGTACGTCGGCCAGCCGGGCGGCGTGCGGGGTGCGCACGGCGACCCGCGGCCGGAGCCGGGTCCGGGCGAACTCGGCGGCGTCCTGGTCGGCGACGAGCCGGCCCGCCTCGATGCTCACGACCCGGTCCGCGCTACGGGCGGCCTCCTTGGCGTCGTCGGTCGTGAAGAGCACCGCGCCGCCGAGCGAGGCGTGGCCGCGCAGCAGCCCGTGCAGCCAGCTCCGCTCCCGGGGCGAGAGCCCGGCGGCGGGCTCGTCGAGGAGGAGCGTGCAGGGGTCGGCGAGCAGTGCGGCGGCCAGTGCGACCCTGCGCTCCATGCCGAGCGAGAGCGAGCCGAGTCGCTGGTCGCGCAGTCCGGCGACGCCGACGACCTCCAGCATGGCGTCGGCCCGTGCGGCCGGCACGCCGGCGGCGGCGCAGAGCATCCGCAGCTGACCGCGCACGGTCCGCGAGGGGTTGCCGGGGAGATCGCCGAGGAGCACGCCGACCTCGCGGCCCGGATGCGGGATCCGGTGCAGGGGGCGCCCGCGGAAGTAGGTGACCCCGCGGCCCGGTTCGAGTTCGAGCATGAGCCGCAGCGCGGTGGTCTTGCCCGAGCCGGGCTCGCCGAGCAGTGCGGTCACGCTCCCGGGGCGGGCCTCGAAGGTGAGGTCGTCCACGAGGGGCGGAAGGTTGCGGCGGGGGGTGCTGGTGAGTCCGATGGCCTGGAGCATCGCTTCTCTCGCGGGGGGTGAGACCGCTCTGCGGCAGGGTGAATACCGCTAACAAGATAACGCGATATGTCCGATTTGCGGCGTAGGTCGCCGCAAATCGTGTCCGTGTCGGCGCCCCGGCGTGGGTGCGGGGCGCCGAGGCCTCGGACTTGCGGGCCTCAGACTTCCGGGCGCAGCATCGGCGGGTTGAGCAGGGTGGCCCCGCCGGCCCGGAACAGCTGGGCGGGACGGCCGCCCTGACGTGTCGTCGTGCCCCCGGCCGGTACCAGGAACCCGGGGGTGCCGGTGACCTTGCGGTGGAAGTTGCGGGGGTCGAGGGCGACTCCCCAGACCGCCTCGTAGACGCGGCGCAGCTCTCCGACGGTGAACTCGGGCGGGCAGAAGGCGGTGGCCAGCGAGGAGTACTCGATCTTCGAGCGGGCTCGCTCGACGCCGTCGGCGAGGATCTGCTCGTGGTCGAAGGCGAGTCCGGCGCCGGTCCGGCCCTCCGTGGACAGGAGCTCGTCGACGGGCGCCCAGCGCGCGCTGTTGGCATCGCCGCCGGCCCGGGGGGCGGGCAGGTCCGGAGCCAGCACCAGATGCGCGACGCTGACCACGCGCATGCGCGGATCCCGCTTCGGATCGCCGTAGGTCGCCAGCTGTTCGAGATGCGCCCCGTTGCCCACCTCCGGAGCGGCCGGGTCGTGGGCGCAGAGGCCGGTCTCCTCGGACAGTTCGCGGGCGGCGGCCGCCGACAGGTCCTCGTCCCCGCGCACGAAGCCGCCGGGCAGCGCCCAGCGTCCCTGGAACGGCTGCTCACCCCGTCGGATGACCAGCGCGCAGAGCGCATGGCGCCGCACGGTGAGCACGACCAGGTCGACGGTGACGGCGAAGGGCGGAAAGGCCGACGGGTCGTAGGGCGACATGCCGCGATCATAGTCGTCTGCCTGACGATAAACAGAGCTTCGGGGATCTTCGGACCCGGAAACCGGAACCCCCGGCCCGATCCCGCCCGGTCGGCGGGGCGCCCCCTACCCGCCCAGTTGCAGCGCATCGGCGGCCTCCTCCACCATGCCCAGGCCCAGCCGGCTGATCCGGACGGCGAAGGGCTCCCCCGAAATCCGCAGCCCGGAGAGGCGGAGCCCGCCGAGCGGAGCGCCGGGGAGCGGTACCAGCGCGACCGTTCCGGCGGGGGCGTCCGGGCGGATCCCGGCCAGAGCGGTCAGTACGTGGATCCCCGCGGCCGCCGCCACCGCCGCCGGCCGGCAGGCCGCCGGGTGCGGAAACGGAGCGCTGCCCACCGTGCGCTGCTCGACGGCGTACATCTCCGGGAGGCGGAACCCGAAGGCCTCCGCCGCGTCCAGCAGGCCCCGCAGCAGCCCCGTGGCCTCCTTCTCGAAGCCCGCCTGGGCCAGGCCCGCCACGGCGACCGCGCTCTCGTACGGCCGTACCGCGCCCGAGCGGTACCCGAACGGGTTGTGCCCCGGCTCCCGCACCGCCATGCTGCGCAGCCCCCAGCCGGAGTCCATGGCGGGGGCTCCGAGCAGCCGGGCCAGCTGCTCGGTACGGACCCGGTCGAGCAGCCCGCGCGCGAGCCGGCCGCCCCCGAGCAGCCCGGTGTCCAGCAGGTGGGCGGCGGCCCCCGTCAGCCGGGGCAGGGGCCGCCCGTCGGGATGCAGGGCCGCCGCGGGCCGGCCGCCGTCGGGGCCGTCGACCCAGAAGCGGGCTGCGAACCGCTCCCGCAGCCCCGCCGCCCGGTCCCGCCACTCCTCGGCTCCGGGGCGCCCGCACCCGGCGAGCAGGTCGGCCCCGAGCAGCGCGGCGCGATGGGCGTGGGCCTGGGTTTCACAGCGCCGGGGCCCCGGATCGGGATCGGCCAGGAAGCCGTCCTCCCCGAAGGCGCCCCGGATCCACTCCAGGCACCGCTCGGCGGCGGGGAGCAGCCGGTCCACCTCCGCCTCGGGCATCCCCCAGAGCCGGGCTTCGGCGAGCACCGCGGGGAAGGCGAGCGTGGCCTCGGTCCCGGTGCATCCCGGGGGCAGCTGCGGCCCCGCCCCCCGGAG
Encoded proteins:
- a CDS encoding FadR/GntR family transcriptional regulator, translated to MLFTKDLKGRGDTADKGFVSTLAHTMMTAARHADSGLAGAGELDRYPYPEASGADRVGVPHWDGSDVELSRVGRRAAGSRGRGLHGQLVQQLGQMIVSGDLGADRPLVPEEIGQRFEVSRTVVRESLRVLEAKGLVSARPNVGTRVRPVADWNLLDPDIIEWRAFGPQRDDQRRELGELRWTIEPLAARLAAGHGRPEIQQRLADMVEIMGHALGQGDSITFARADNEFHALLIQVAANRMLEHLSGIVSAALQVSGSPVTSCDRPSETCVAHHARMVECLAAGDAVGAENAMRQLLTVHPEVERVVPAPREH
- a CDS encoding glycogen debranching N-terminal domain-containing protein — translated: MPHPVPPARPAPSRRPDLPPVHGAVICVSAPCMVISPEHGQLTGCGADGIYRAGLRLLSRCVLRVAGRDPVAVQGRSLGADRASFTATVRTGAEPGPDPDVGVERVRHADGTERITLRSFTGRSLRIPVEVSLGTDLAELAEVAAGRAGPELPAGVHAAGLRWTNGEAQAVTAADPPPDDALASAGLLRWQLELGPGGSRTIELRTTRDRGARAPAGQVANPLSGDARAEGDDPRAEAWLRTSVQDLGALLLRDPKEPADSYAAAGVPWRLGLAPAESLWAARMALPLGTGLAAATLRILARTQTGGRGADAGRIPGPLRGAGPQLPPGCTGTEATLAFPAVLAEARLWGMPEAEVDRLLPAAERCLEWIRGAFGEDGFLADPDPGPRRCETQAHAHRAALLGADLLAGCGRPGAEEWRDRAAGLRERFAARFWVDGPDGGRPAAALHPDGRPLPRLTGAAAHLLDTGLLGGGRLARGLLDRVRTEQLARLLGAPAMDSGWGLRSMAVREPGHNPFGYRSGAVRPYESAVAVAGLAQAGFEKEATGLLRGLLDAAEAFGFRLPEMYAVEQRTVGSAPFPHPAACRPAAVAAAAGIHVLTALAGIRPDAPAGTVALVPLPGAPLGGLRLSGLRISGEPFAVRISRLGLGMVEEAADALQLGG
- a CDS encoding ATP-binding cassette domain-containing protein; this translates as MLQAIGLTSTPRRNLPPLVDDLTFEARPGSVTALLGEPGSGKTTALRLMLELEPGRGVTYFRGRPLHRIPHPGREVGVLLGDLPGNPSRTVRGQLRMLCAAAGVPAARADAMLEVVGVAGLRDQRLGSLSLGMERRVALAAALLADPCTLLLDEPAAGLSPRERSWLHGLLRGHASLGGAVLFTTDDAKEAARSADRVVSIEAGRLVADQDAAEFARTRLRPRVAVRTPHAARLADVLGREARADRRTVEIVEESGSRLSVYGSNCAEIGEAAFRHGVLVHQLADETGDAGAQPSLPRARAAAADGTPAAAGAGAAAGEGPGAGGRPRRARPGWPASPVRRLGGPLRPLRYELHRIFGTATPALTAAFVVAVSVVTTLVLARFGHTPQNRLLAAWPELLPLPPAALGAGLLGALAFGEEYRYPALAADRGTVPRRLGLLTAKLGVSAALALLLGALAVTADAAALTLVFGSAPLRTPAEWVSPAASWAGLLIGCAWSGVLASGVFRSAPAGLAAVLAVPVMVVPLVRKALDGPSAYPVTGLVERLRGLAWAQWPPEADRVVLGAIRVMAQPVGTALVLSLMVLLCAYGFTGLRGRVRL
- a CDS encoding NUDIX hydrolase; this translates as MSPYDPSAFPPFAVTVDLVVLTVRRHALCALVIRRGEQPFQGRWALPGGFVRGDEDLSAAAARELSEETGLCAHDPAAPEVGNGAHLEQLATYGDPKRDPRMRVVSVAHLVLAPDLPAPRAGGDANSARWAPVDELLSTEGRTGAGLAFDHEQILADGVERARSKIEYSSLATAFCPPEFTVGELRRVYEAVWGVALDPRNFHRKVTGTPGFLVPAGGTTTRQGGRPAQLFRAGGATLLNPPMLRPEV